A window of the Pyrodictium abyssi genome harbors these coding sequences:
- a CDS encoding adenylosuccinate synthetase: MPVHIVVGGFFGDEGKGRVAAYLALSRRPWGSARTGATNAGHTVVHRGRVWKLRASPSSFLNPGTRLYIARGALVDLEVFLSEVEALGLRGRIWLDYNTGVITSEHVARERSDQHLMKRIGSTGTGVGAAMVERVLRRLRLARDYPELEDLVTDTQLEMLEALDRGELILVEASQGYWLSLYHGTYPYVTSRDTTAAAALSELGLGPRSVERITVVLKAYVTRVGSGPLPGELPHEKAVELGWAEYGTVTGRPRRVAPFNLELALRAVRANTATDVALTKIDRVFPEARCRRRWEELPREARAWIEEVEDKLGVPVALVGTGEDVECTINLSREKGVE, translated from the coding sequence GTGCCCGTCCACATAGTGGTTGGGGGCTTCTTCGGCGACGAGGGGAAGGGCCGCGTAGCCGCCTATCTGGCTCTGTCCCGGAGGCCCTGGGGGAGCGCCCGCACCGGGGCCACTAACGCGGGCCACACGGTCGTGCACAGGGGCCGGGTGTGGAAGCTCCGCGCCTCCCCGAGCAGCTTCCTCAACCCCGGGACCCGGCTCTACATAGCCCGCGGCGCCCTCGTAGACCTCGAGGTCTTCCTCTCCGAGGTCGAGGCCCTAGGGCTCCGGGGCAGGATATGGCTGGACTACAACACGGGCGTCATAACCTCGGAGCACGTGGCCCGGGAGAGGAGCGACCAGCACCTCATGAAGCGCATTGGCTCCACTGGGACCGGCGTAGGCGCGGCTATGGTGGAACGCGTGCTCCGCAGGCTCCGCCTCGCACGCGACTACCCGGAGCTAGAGGACCTGGTCACTGACACCCAGCTCGAGATGCTCGAGGCTCTCGATAGGGGCGAGCTGATACTGGTGGAGGCGTCGCAGGGCTACTGGCTGAGCCTCTACCACGGCACCTACCCCTACGTCACCAGCCGCGACACCACCGCCGCTGCTGCGCTGAGCGAGCTGGGCCTAGGCCCCCGCAGCGTGGAGAGGATAACCGTGGTCCTCAAGGCCTACGTGACCCGTGTTGGCTCGGGCCCCCTGCCCGGCGAGCTGCCCCACGAGAAGGCCGTGGAGCTGGGCTGGGCCGAGTACGGGACCGTCACGGGGAGGCCCCGCCGGGTAGCGCCCTTCAACCTCGAGCTAGCTCTGCGCGCCGTGCGCGCCAACACGGCCACAGACGTGGCACTGACGAAGATCGATCGTGTGTTCCCCGAGGCAAGGTGCCGTAGGCGCTGGGAGGAGCTGCCCAGGGAGGCCCGTGCCTGGATAGAGGAGGTCGAGGACAAGCTAGGCGTCCCCGTGGCCCTGGTGGGGACGGGCGAGGACGTCGAGTGCACCATCAACCTCTCCAGGGAGAAGGGGGTGGAGTAA
- the purB gene encoding adenylosuccinate lyase: MTLIGFDEDIYYKSCPDSVCVFDWRYGSPKMKYVLSRSEILKNMILVEIALMDALVEVGLAPPEAAVKIREAAKKITPEEVAEREKKTGHEVIALIELLAEKGGDEVARWIHYGATSNDIIDTAWALTLREALIIIESKLAKVIEALATKAEETVDIVMVGRTHGQHALPITLGFKLANYVYELARSHERLCDAMKRAIRAKIGGAVGTMAAWGIKGLRIREIVCQHLGLEPHLITTQVAPRDGFAELASVLAILASQLDRFATEVRELARPEIMEMWEDRTGTLGSSAMPHKANPVTAERISGLARVARSLVLAFYENIVLWHERDLSNSSAERVIIPHLLLTIDQMLDDTWELISRLRFSPERMYENLMMSRGAIMAEALMNLLIRELGMKRSEAYRIAKELAEKAARTGKPLYEVAAEDPRIGKYFGLTRLYEELDPRRYLGPIKYLVQQAVYYADKAVETCGDEDEQP; encoded by the coding sequence TTGACCCTGATAGGCTTCGACGAGGACATCTACTACAAGAGCTGCCCCGACTCCGTCTGCGTCTTCGACTGGCGCTACGGAAGCCCCAAGATGAAGTACGTCCTCTCCCGCAGCGAGATACTCAAGAACATGATACTCGTCGAGATCGCGCTCATGGACGCCCTCGTTGAGGTGGGGCTCGCCCCGCCCGAGGCCGCCGTGAAGATACGCGAGGCCGCGAAGAAGATAACGCCGGAGGAGGTAGCGGAGAGGGAGAAGAAGACTGGCCACGAGGTTATAGCGCTCATAGAGCTGCTGGCCGAGAAGGGCGGGGACGAGGTCGCCCGGTGGATACACTACGGCGCCACAAGCAACGACATAATAGACACCGCGTGGGCGCTGACACTCCGCGAGGCCCTCATAATCATCGAGAGCAAGTTGGCTAAGGTCATCGAGGCCCTGGCCACCAAGGCCGAGGAGACCGTGGACATAGTGATGGTGGGGCGTACCCACGGCCAGCACGCCCTCCCCATAACCCTCGGCTTCAAGCTGGCCAACTACGTCTACGAGCTAGCCCGGAGCCACGAACGGCTCTGCGACGCTATGAAGAGGGCTATACGCGCCAAGATAGGCGGCGCCGTAGGCACCATGGCCGCGTGGGGCATCAAGGGGCTCCGTATCCGCGAAATAGTGTGCCAGCACCTGGGCCTCGAGCCCCACCTCATAACGACGCAGGTCGCGCCCCGCGACGGCTTCGCCGAGCTAGCCTCGGTCCTGGCCATCCTCGCGAGCCAGCTGGACCGCTTCGCCACCGAGGTCCGGGAGCTGGCCAGGCCCGAGATAATGGAGATGTGGGAGGACCGTACCGGCACGCTAGGCAGCAGCGCTATGCCCCACAAGGCGAACCCCGTCACCGCTGAGAGGATAAGCGGGCTCGCCCGGGTAGCCCGGAGCCTAGTACTAGCCTTCTACGAGAACATAGTACTGTGGCACGAGCGCGACCTCAGCAACAGCAGCGCCGAGAGGGTGATTATACCACACCTCCTGCTGACCATCGACCAGATGCTCGACGACACCTGGGAGCTGATAAGCAGGCTCCGCTTCAGCCCGGAGAGGATGTACGAGAACCTCATGATGAGCCGCGGCGCCATAATGGCGGAGGCGCTGATGAACCTGCTGATAAGGGAGCTCGGCATGAAGCGCTCCGAGGCCTACCGGATAGCCAAGGAGCTCGCCGAGAAGGCCGCGAGGACCGGGAAGCCCCTCTACGAGGTGGCGGCTGAGGACCCCAGGATAGGCAAGTACTTCGGCCTCACCAGGCTCTACGAGGAGCTCGACCCCCGCCGCTACCTAGGCCCCATCAAGTACCTGGTGCAGCAGGCCGTCTACTACGCCGACAAGGCGGTAGAGACCTGCGGGGACGAGGACGAGCAGCCCTAG
- a CDS encoding TIGR04084 family radical SAM/SPASM domain-containing protein: protein MLWFVLTTGACNLRCRYCGGGFPAEYSPPRPLYRAEELVETIARLDPDPVVFFYGGEPLLNPRLIMEVMDLLPGARYGIQTNGLLYRRLPEEYWARFSRVLLSIDGVEKVTDKWRGRGVYRRVLEALGFLLELRRRRGGPRVLVARMAATRDTVIDRDVLHLLGLGFDKAHWQLDAVWSEPWPLGEWARGIYLPGLRRLAEWVARRPWERLSRVAPFHGIVSALYSGGYRWYPCGAGRGAVAVNTDGRILACPIAVREQWAVLGRLGEWSGRLAPSSMLPERCRRCSYLPLCGGRCLYAQLESDYWPRELLEELDRVTRRTIDIVLSVVVPAVERAVEKGLMSPGDVFYDPLEESTEVIP from the coding sequence ATGCTGTGGTTTGTGCTCACGACTGGCGCCTGTAACCTGCGCTGTAGGTACTGCGGCGGCGGGTTCCCGGCCGAGTACTCTCCGCCGCGCCCCCTGTACCGGGCCGAGGAGCTCGTGGAGACCATTGCGCGGCTTGACCCGGACCCGGTGGTCTTCTTCTACGGGGGCGAGCCCTTGCTGAACCCGAGGCTGATAATGGAGGTAATGGACCTCCTGCCGGGGGCCAGGTACGGGATACAGACGAACGGCCTCCTCTACCGCCGGCTCCCCGAGGAGTACTGGGCGAGGTTCAGCCGTGTCCTCCTCAGCATAGACGGCGTCGAGAAGGTCACGGACAAGTGGAGGGGCCGGGGCGTCTACCGCCGCGTGCTGGAGGCCCTAGGGTTCCTCCTGGAGCTGCGTAGGCGCCGTGGCGGCCCCAGGGTCCTGGTCGCCAGGATGGCGGCGACCCGTGACACCGTGATAGACCGTGACGTGCTCCACCTCCTCGGCCTCGGGTTCGACAAGGCCCACTGGCAGCTCGACGCTGTCTGGAGCGAGCCCTGGCCCCTAGGCGAGTGGGCCCGCGGGATATACCTCCCGGGGCTCCGGAGGCTCGCCGAGTGGGTCGCCCGGAGGCCCTGGGAGAGGCTCAGCAGGGTAGCCCCGTTCCACGGGATAGTCTCGGCGCTCTACAGCGGGGGCTACCGCTGGTACCCCTGCGGCGCTGGCCGCGGCGCGGTGGCGGTGAACACGGATGGGAGGATACTGGCGTGCCCGATAGCGGTCCGCGAGCAGTGGGCGGTGCTGGGTAGGCTGGGCGAGTGGAGCGGCAGGCTCGCGCCCAGCAGCATGCTGCCGGAGAGGTGCCGCCGGTGCAGCTACCTGCCCCTTTGCGGGGGCCGCTGCCTCTACGCCCAGCTGGAGTCGGATTACTGGCCCCGCGAGCTACTCGAGGAGCTGGACAGGGTGACCCGTAGGACTATAGACATTGTTCTCTCGGTCGTGGTGCCGGCGGTGGAGAGGGCTGTGGAGAAAGGGCTTATGAGCCCGGGTGACGTCTTCTACGACCCCCTGGAGGAGTCCACCGAGGTCATACCCTAG
- a CDS encoding NAD(P)/FAD-dependent oxidoreductase, producing the protein MPLYDVAVVGAGPAGLFAALALAGEAGRGRLRVALLDEGLRASQRRCPLRETGRCANCKPCAIMQGVGGAGALSSGIINLRPDVGGELHRLVGGWEEAQRLIELVDQVFLYFGAPRDRLFEPDPSRVSELERKAIRAGARFIPIRQRHMGTENTVKVIEAMTVYLVEKGVRLHTLTRVERVEPRPGGGYILRTSRGELEARTVILAPGRSGAHWLAREARRLGLETEPGPLDVGVRVEVPYRVMEPLTSVVWDPKIIFHTRTFDDRVRTFCTNPGGYVVKEVYGDGLVGVNGETFASRRSMNTNFAFLVTIKLTDPMEDALEYGRSIARMATKLGGGEPLVQRLGDLLAGRRSTRDRIERSVVEPTLREATPGDIGMALPYRVLTDILEGLERLDDLAPGVWSKHTLLYAPEVKYYSLRVRVKTPTMETSMPGLYAAGDGAGLSRGINVAAATGYLAARGAAERLGAEARLPVEAMD; encoded by the coding sequence GTGCCCCTCTACGACGTAGCCGTGGTCGGCGCCGGCCCAGCCGGGCTATTCGCGGCCCTCGCCCTAGCCGGGGAGGCCGGGCGGGGCCGGCTACGGGTAGCCCTGCTGGACGAGGGGCTACGGGCCTCCCAGAGGCGGTGCCCGCTACGCGAGACCGGCCGCTGCGCCAACTGCAAGCCCTGCGCAATCATGCAGGGGGTCGGTGGCGCAGGGGCGCTCAGCAGCGGCATCATAAACCTGAGGCCCGACGTGGGCGGCGAGCTCCACCGGCTCGTCGGCGGCTGGGAGGAGGCCCAGCGCCTGATAGAGCTCGTGGACCAGGTGTTCCTCTACTTCGGGGCGCCCCGGGACCGGCTCTTCGAGCCCGACCCCTCCCGGGTCTCCGAGCTAGAGAGGAAGGCGATACGCGCCGGGGCCAGGTTCATCCCGATAAGGCAGCGGCACATGGGCACAGAGAACACTGTTAAGGTCATAGAGGCTATGACGGTGTACCTCGTGGAGAAGGGTGTCAGGCTGCACACGCTCACCCGGGTGGAGCGTGTCGAGCCCCGGCCCGGGGGCGGCTACATCCTGAGGACCAGCCGCGGCGAGCTAGAGGCCAGGACTGTGATACTCGCGCCGGGCCGTAGCGGGGCCCACTGGCTCGCCCGGGAGGCACGGCGCCTCGGCCTCGAGACCGAGCCGGGGCCGCTCGACGTGGGTGTACGCGTGGAGGTGCCCTACCGGGTGATGGAGCCTCTCACGAGCGTCGTATGGGACCCCAAGATCATATTCCACACACGCACCTTCGACGACAGGGTGCGGACGTTCTGCACCAACCCGGGCGGCTACGTGGTCAAGGAGGTTTACGGCGACGGCCTGGTCGGGGTCAACGGGGAGACCTTCGCGTCCCGCCGGAGCATGAACACGAACTTCGCCTTCCTGGTCACAATAAAGCTAACCGACCCGATGGAGGACGCGCTGGAGTATGGCCGCAGCATAGCGAGGATGGCTACTAAGCTGGGCGGTGGCGAGCCCCTGGTCCAGAGGCTCGGCGACCTCCTAGCCGGGCGGAGGAGCACACGGGACCGTATAGAGAGGAGCGTTGTCGAGCCGACTCTCCGGGAGGCCACGCCGGGCGATATAGGCATGGCGCTGCCCTATCGGGTCCTCACAGACATCCTCGAGGGCCTGGAGAGGCTCGACGACCTAGCGCCAGGAGTGTGGAGCAAGCACACGCTCCTCTACGCGCCCGAGGTGAAGTACTACTCGCTCCGGGTACGCGTAAAGACGCCCACCATGGAGACGAGCATGCCAGGCCTATACGCCGCGGGGGACGGGGCTGGGCTGAGCCGCGGGATAAACGTAGCAGCAGCCACCGGCTACCTAGCGGCGCGCGGGGCCGCGGAGAGGCTCGGGGCCGAGGCTCGGCTACCGGTAGAGGCCATGGACTAG